In the genome of Brassica napus cultivar Da-Ae chromosome C9 unlocalized genomic scaffold, Da-Ae chrC09_Random_55, whole genome shotgun sequence, one region contains:
- the LOC125595144 gene encoding NAD(P)H-quinone oxidoreductase subunit H, chloroplastic has product MKRPVTGKDLMIVNMGPHHPSMHGVLRLIVTLDGEDVVDCEPILGYLHRGMEKIAENRAIIQYLPYVTRWDYLATMFTEAITVNGPEQLGNIQVPKRASYIRVIMLELSRIASHLLWLGPFMADIGAQTPFFYIFREREFVYDLFEAATGMRMMHNFFRIGGIAADLPYGWIDKCLDFCDYFLTEVVEYQKLITRNPIFLERVEGVGIIGGEEAINWGLSGPMLRASGIPWDLRKVDRYESYDEFEWEIQWQKQGDSLARYLVRLSEMTESIKIIQQALEGLPGGPYENLESRGFDKKRNPEWNDFEYRFISKKPSPTFELSKQELYVRVEAPKGELGIFLIGDQSGFPWRWKIRPPGFINLQILPELVKRMKLADIMTILGSIDIIMGEVDR; this is encoded by the coding sequence ATGAAGAGACCAGTTACAGGAAAAGATCTTATGATAGTCAATATGGGACCTCACCACCCATCCATGCACGGTGTTCTTCGCTTAATTGTTACTCTAGACGGTGAGGATGTTGTTGATTGTGAACCCATATTGGGTTATTTACACAGAGGAATGGAAAAAATTGCAGAAAACCGAGCAATTATACAATATTTACCTTATGTAACGCGGTGGGATTATTTAGCTACTATGTTTACAGAAGCAATAACAGTAAACGGACCCGAACAATTAGGAAATATTCAAGTTCCTAAAAGAGCCAGCTATATCAGAGTAATTATGCTAGAATTGAGTCGTATAGCTTCTCATCTGTTATGGCTTGGCCCTTTTATGGCAGATATTGGGGCACAGACTCcctttttctatattttcagAGAACGAGAATTTGTATATGATCTATTCGAAGCTGCCACCGGTATGAGAATGATGCATAATTTTTTTCGTATTGGAGGAATAGCGGCGGATTTACCTTATGGTTGGATAGATAAATGCTTGgatttttgtgattattttttaacagaGGTTGTTGAATATCAAAAACTTATTACACGAAATCCTATTTTTTTAGAACGAGTTGAAGGCGTTGGGATTATTGGTGGGGAAGAAGCAATAAATTGGGGTTTATCCGGACCAATGTTACGCGCATCCGGAATACCATGGGATCTTCGTAAAGTTGATCGTTATGAGTCTTACGATGAATTTGAATGGGAAATTCAGTGGCAAAAACAAGGAGATTCATTAGCTCGTTATTTAGTACGACTTAGCGAAATGACAGAATCCatcaaaattattcaacagGCTCTGGAAGGACTTCCGGGGGGTCCctatgaaaatttagaaagcAGAGGCTTTGATAAAAAAAGGAATCCAGAGTGGAATGATTTTGAATATCGATTCATTAGTAAAAAACCTTCCCCTACTTTTGAATTATCGAAACAAGAACTTTACGTAAGAGTTGAAGCTCCAAAAGGGGAATTGGGAATTTTTCTCATAGGAGATCAAAGTGGTTTTCCTTGGAGATGGAAAATCCGACCGCCGGGTTTTATTAATTTGCAAATTCTTCCTGAACTAGTTAAAAGAATGAAATTGGCTGATATTATGACGATACTCGGTAGCATAGATATAATTATGGGAGAAGTTGATCgttaa
- the LOC125595143 gene encoding protein TIC 214-like, translated as MSTGLENFLISCFLEKYNIRSIGEILHRKYLDWRILNFWFRKKVNIELDTRSKKKYIKTKVKNYKRIYKITKTSLANQKINFFDWMGMNEEILNPRITNFDFFFFPEFFLFSSTYKMKPWVIPIKSLLFNFNETKNVNKQITLKKKGFIPSNEKKFLRFFNLNKEENESAGQEEFESDKETKINTESALSKQEKNIEENYTESKIKKRKNKKKPKSNTEAELDLFLKRYSRFQLRWNCFFNQKILNNVKAYCLLVRLKNPTEITISCIERGEMSLDILMIEKNFTFSKLMKKGILIVEPVRLSVKNDGQLIIYRTIGISLVHKNKQKISKRSKKKSYIYKKKSLNFFVPETILSPKRRKEFRILICFNLKKKNARDRNSKFDTNIQNLTTVLNKKKDLDKDKKNLIKLKSFLWPNFRLEDLACMNRYWFNTTNGNHFSMIRIHMYTRFQMH; from the coding sequence ATGTCTACAGGCCTAGAAAATTTTTTAATCTCTTGTTttctagaaaaatataatattcgcAGTATAGGGGAAATTTTGCATAGAAAATATTTGGATTGGAGAATTCTCAACTTTTGgtttagaaaaaaagtaaatattgagCTTGATACTaggagtaaaaaaaaatatattaaaactaaagttaagaattataaaagaatttataaaataactaagaCGAGTCTTGccaatcaaaaaataaatttttttgattggATGGGAATGAATGAAGAAATACTAAATCCTCGTATAAcaaattttgacttttttttctttccagaatttttcttattttctagtACATATAAAATGAAACCGTGGGTCATACCAATTAAATCActtcttttcaattttaatgaaacaaaaaatgtgAATAAACAGATCACCCTAAAGAAAAAAGGTTTTATAccatcaaacgaaaaaaaattccttcggttttttaatctaaataaagaagaaaacgaaTCAGCAGGTCAAGAAGAGTTTGAATcagataaagaaacaaaaataaatacggAATCAGCTCTATcaaagcaagaaaaaaatattgaagaaaatTATACAGAATCGAAGataaaaaaacgtaaaaataaaaaaaaaccaaaaagcaATACCGAAGCGGAACTTGACTTATTTCTCAAAAGGTATTCGCGTTTTCAATTGCGAtggaattgtttttttaatcaaaaaatcctCAATAATGTAAAAGCATACTGTCTCTTGGTTAGACTAAAAAATCCAACCGAGATAACGATATCTTGTATTGAAAGAGGAGAGATGAGCTTAGATATTCTAATGATTGAGAAGAatttcactttttcaaaattaatgaaaaaaggaATATTGATTGTTGAACCTGTTCGTTTGTCTGTAAAAAACGACGGCcaacttattatatatagaaCCATCGGGATTTCATTGgttcataaaaataaacaaaaaataagtaaaagatcaaaaaaaaaaagctatatttataaaaaaaaaagtttaaatttctttGTCCCTGAAACTATTCTATCCCCTAAACGACGTAAAGAATTTCGAATTCTAAtttgtttcaatttaaaaaaaaaaaatgcaagggatagaaattcaaaatttgatacaaatatTCAAAACTTGACCACAgttttgaataaaaagaaagatcttgataaggataaaaaaaacctaattaaattaaaatcctTTCTTTGGCCCAATTTTCGATTAGAAGATTTAGCTTGTATGAATCGCTATTGGTTTAATACGACTAATGGAAATCATTTCAGTATGATAAGAATACACATGTATACGCGATTTCAAATGCATTAA
- the LOC125595142 gene encoding protein TIC 214-like, whose protein sequence is MIQKKIPSFTTEKKTSDQVYTCWSLVNEEKKENLKNEFLNRIEALDKKGSIENILEKTTRFCHNETQKEYLPKIYDPFLHGISRGRIKKLSPFQIITKTYKKKNIRGSWINKIHAILLKINSQKFEQTIEKFKRKSLSIEKKLYFFSEPQEEKIQSEEEIKIFKILFDVVIIYNNDQTLIKNFIDFHEINKQVPQWSYKLTSELEELEAETEENIPTEPGIRSRKAKRVVVFTDLKEPHNEIYTNLKDNQNSDQTDEMALIRYSQQSDFRREIIKGSMRSQRRKTVIWEFLQAKAHSPLFFDRIDKFFFFSFDIWGLKKKILRNFMWKKKIFFDKNEEEQSKKEEQRRIEIAETWDSFLFAQIIRGFILVTQSILRKYIILPLLIIIKNSIRIVLFQLPEWEEDLKEWKREMHVKCTYNGVQLSETEFPRNWLTDGIQIKILFPFYLKPWHKYKFQSSQKARLKKTKGEKNDFRFLTVWGLETDLPFGSTKPKPSFFKPIFKELKKRIKKSKTKSFPVLRIFKERATIFLKVEKEIKNWIIKNLLFLKEKKKNLSKRNRIPLVGPREIYELNETKKDSIMSNQMIHELSVQKKSTEWPNSSLSENKIKNVIDKIKTIRNQTKKISKEKEKLTNSCNKLCYDSKIIESSKKSWQTLKKKKTRLIRKSFFFFNFALNNCLFLFF, encoded by the coding sequence ATGATACAAAAAAAGATCCCTTCATttacaacagaaaaaaaaacctcGGATCAAGTTTATACTTGTTGGAGTTTGGTcaatgaagaaaaaaaggaaaatttaaaaaacgaatttttaaatagaattgaAGCTTTAGATAAAAAAGGGTCTATTGAAAATATACTGGAAAAAACAACTCGATTTTGTCATAACGAAACTCAAAAAGAATATTTACCTAAAATTTATGATCCATTTTTACATGGGATTTCGCGCGgaagaatcaaaaaattatcTCCGTTCCAAATCATAACCAAaacctataaaaaaaagaatataagagGATCTTGGATAAACAAAATTCATGCTATACTTCTGAAgattaattctcaaaaatttgagcaaacaatagaaaaatttaaaagaaagtcTTTATCAATAgagaaaaaactttattttttttccgaaccccaagaagaaaaaattcagtcagaagaagaaataaaaattttcaaaattttatttgatgtcgttataatttataataatgatcaaactcttataaaaaattttattgatttccATGAAATCAATAAACAAGTTCCTCAATGGTCATACAAATTAACAAGTGAATTGGAAGAATTGGAAGCTGAAACTGAAGAAAATATACCAACCGAACCTGGAATTCGTTCAAGAAAAGCAAAACGTGTAGTGGTTTTTACTGATTTAAAAGAACCGCATAACGAGATTTATACTAATCTCAAAGATAATCAAAATTCTGATCAAACAGATGAAATGGCTTTGATCCGTTATTCACAACAATCTGATTTTCGTCGAGAGATAATTAAAGGATCCATGCGTTCCCAAAGGCGTAAAACTGTTATTTGGGAATTTTTGCAAGCAAAAGCACATTCGCCCCTTTTTTTTGATAGaatagataaatttttttttttttcgtttgatatatgggggctaaaaaaaaaaattcttagaaatttcatgtggaaaaaaaaaattttttttgataaaaacgaagaagaacaatcaaaaaaagaagaacaaagacgTATAGAAATTGCGGAAACTTGGGATAGCTTCTTATTTGCTCAAATAATAAGAGGTTTTATTTTAGTAACTCAAtctattcttagaaaatatattatattacctttattgataataattaaaaatagcatCCGTATCGTATTATTTCAACTTCCCGAGTGGGAAGAGGATTTAAAGGAGTGGAAACGTGAAATGCATGTTAAATGTACTTATAATGGGGTTCAACTATCCGAAACAGAATTTCCACGAAACTGGTTAACGGATGGTATTCAGATAAAAATCCTATTTCCGTTTTATCTTAAACCTtggcataaatataaatttcaatcaTCTCAGAAGGCTcgactaaaaaaaacaaaaggagaaaaaaatgattttcgttttttaacaGTTTGGGGGCTGGAAACTGACCTACCTTTTGGTTCTACCAAACCAAAGCCTTCTTTTTTTAAAcctatttttaaagaattaaaaaaaagaatcaaaaaatcCAAAACGAAGTCTTTTCCGGTTTTAAGGATTTTCAAAGAAAGAGCAACAATTTTCCTAAAAGtcgaaaaagaaattaaaaactgGATTATAAAAAACTTgctttttctaaaagaaaaaaaaaaaaacctttcaaAACGAAATAGAATTCCATTAGTTGGCCCGAGagaaatatatgaattaaatgaAACTAAAAAAGATTCAATAATGAGTAATCAGATGATTCATGAACTATCTGTTCAAAAAAAATCGACGGAGTGGCCAAATTCTTCACTCagcgaaaacaaaataaaaaatgtgattGATAAAATAAAGACAATCagaaatcaaacgaaaaaaatttcaaaagaaaaagaaaaactaactaataGTTGTAACAAACTGTGTTATGATTCTAAAATAATTGAGTCATCAAAAAAAAGTTGgcagacattaaaaaaaaaaaaaactcgattaattcgtaaatcttttttttttttcaattttgcgTTGAACAACTgtctatttctatttttctag